One window of the Runella slithyformis DSM 19594 genome contains the following:
- a CDS encoding c-type cytochrome: MMVPVFFRFSVLRFAFLFVLLFSCGSEESTKHAQYVAEGYSLFQTHCANCHQRDGKGLGNLYPAISVDYLKDKAKVICWIKNGVNQSVTVNGKTFNRPMPANPSLKELEIAEIMTYMYTTWGKESKIITTESVQKALEQCVSN; encoded by the coding sequence ATGATGGTTCCTGTTTTTTTTCGTTTTTCGGTGTTACGATTTGCTTTTCTGTTCGTTCTTTTATTCTCCTGCGGGAGTGAAGAAAGTACCAAACATGCCCAATACGTAGCGGAAGGCTATTCCTTGTTTCAAACGCACTGCGCCAATTGCCATCAGCGCGATGGTAAAGGCCTGGGTAACCTCTACCCTGCCATCTCGGTCGATTACCTCAAAGACAAAGCAAAAGTAATATGCTGGATAAAAAACGGGGTCAATCAAAGCGTTACGGTCAATGGAAAGACATTCAATCGCCCCATGCCCGCCAATCCATCCCTGAAGGAGCTGGAAATTGCCGAAATCATGACCTATATGTACACAACGTGGGGCAAAGAATCTAAAATAATTACCACCGAATCCGTACAAAAAGCCTTGGAGCAGTGCGTATCAAATTGA
- the recN gene encoding DNA repair protein RecN, giving the protein MLAHLLIKNYALIDHLELTPDPQLNIITGETGAGKSIMLGAIGLLLGSRADTKVLYNPAGKCIIEGTFDLSGYYIEHLFEEEELDFAPTCLIRREISPTGKSRAFINDTPVNLETLRRIAGQLMDIHSQHDTLLLGSNEFQLQIVDTYAQNEEVLRHYHADFQAYRKAQQVFNRLTADAVQMRKEFDYNQFLFDELEKAQLLPDEQEQLEQELLILENATDVRERLQLATEYLDNPEQSVIVFLKNAVSSLNAVSKYAPQYEQLRERAQSVYIELKDLASEISYEQDNVEIDDSRADEIRERLNLFYHLQQKHQVKTLKELIEIRQELEAKVGRVLNLDEDINKAKVIAEKAQVKLMKSAEKLSGSRKSVMAPIEKQVKTYLLELGMPNATLSIQHKTIEPSESGIDDVDFLFSANKGIKPQQLKNVASGGEFSRVMMVIKYILASKRKLPTIIFDEIDTGVSGEIAIKMGQMMREISKSHQVISITHLHQIATQGTAHYFVYKDNSADKTVSKIRKLTFDERVNEIAQMIGGSKPSEAILQNAREMLQVQMALSQKGQTNLF; this is encoded by the coding sequence ATGCTTGCTCATCTGCTGATCAAAAATTACGCATTAATCGACCATCTGGAACTTACTCCTGACCCACAGCTTAACATCATCACGGGCGAAACAGGGGCGGGTAAATCCATCATGCTGGGTGCTATCGGCTTACTGCTCGGAAGCCGCGCCGATACTAAAGTATTGTATAATCCTGCCGGAAAATGCATTATTGAAGGTACCTTTGACCTTTCCGGTTACTACATTGAACACCTGTTTGAAGAAGAAGAACTGGACTTTGCTCCTACCTGTCTGATTCGTCGCGAAATCAGCCCTACCGGAAAATCAAGGGCTTTTATCAATGATACCCCCGTCAATCTGGAAACATTGCGACGCATTGCGGGCCAATTGATGGATATTCACTCCCAACATGACACACTGCTGTTAGGCTCCAATGAGTTTCAATTACAGATCGTCGATACCTACGCTCAAAACGAAGAGGTCCTTCGCCACTACCACGCCGATTTTCAGGCGTACCGCAAAGCGCAGCAGGTATTCAACCGCCTGACGGCGGATGCAGTGCAGATGCGAAAAGAGTTTGATTACAATCAATTCCTGTTTGACGAACTTGAGAAAGCGCAATTGCTCCCCGACGAGCAGGAACAACTGGAACAGGAACTGCTCATCCTTGAAAATGCCACCGATGTACGCGAGCGGCTGCAACTGGCCACCGAATACCTGGACAATCCCGAGCAATCGGTTATTGTTTTTCTAAAAAATGCCGTCTCCAGTCTCAATGCCGTCAGTAAATATGCACCTCAGTACGAGCAACTGCGCGAACGAGCCCAAAGTGTTTACATTGAACTGAAAGATTTGGCGAGCGAGATCTCGTACGAACAGGATAACGTAGAGATCGACGACAGTCGGGCCGACGAAATCAGAGAACGACTGAATCTGTTTTATCATCTGCAACAAAAGCACCAGGTCAAAACCCTCAAAGAACTTATCGAAATCCGGCAGGAGCTGGAAGCAAAAGTGGGCCGGGTATTGAATCTGGACGAGGACATCAATAAGGCCAAAGTAATTGCGGAAAAAGCACAGGTAAAACTGATGAAAAGTGCCGAAAAACTTTCCGGCTCCCGAAAATCGGTAATGGCACCCATTGAAAAACAGGTAAAAACCTATTTATTGGAATTGGGAATGCCCAATGCCACGCTAAGCATTCAGCACAAAACCATCGAACCGAGCGAATCAGGCATCGACGATGTAGACTTTTTGTTCAGTGCCAACAAAGGCATCAAACCTCAACAGTTGAAAAATGTAGCGTCGGGTGGAGAGTTTTCACGGGTAATGATGGTAATTAAGTACATTTTGGCCAGTAAACGAAAACTTCCTACCATCATTTTTGACGAAATTGACACGGGGGTTTCGGGCGAAATAGCCATCAAAATGGGGCAAATGATGCGCGAGATTTCCAAAAGTCATCAGGTCATTTCCATAACGCACCTGCACCAAATAGCCACCCAGGGCACCGCCCATTACTTTGTATATAAAGACAATTCGGCCGATAAAACTGTCAGTAAGATCCGTAAACTCACTTTTGATGAGCGGGTCAATGAAATTGCCCAAATGATCGGCGGCAGTAAGCCAAGCGAAGCCATTTTACAAAATGCCCGTGAGATGCTACAGGTACAAATGGCCCTTAGCCAAAAGGGGCAAACAAATTTATTTTAG
- a CDS encoding WD40/YVTN/BNR-like repeat-containing protein — MRSIFTLILIALTLAEGVAQNKKKTKATAAVTVVETPKPVKMDYDSVFKAVKWRNIGPFRGGRSVTASGVVGHPLVYYMGTTGGGLWKTTDAGLTWSNCSDGYFKTGSVGAVSVAESDPNVVYVGMGEHAPRGVMTSYGDGVYKSTDAGKTWTKLGLDLTRHISRISIHPQNPDIVYVAAQGALHGASEERGIYKSVDGGKTWKKTLFVDNNTGCSDLSMDVTNPRILYAAMWDHRRLPWQMVSGGKGSGLYKSVDAGETWTKMEKGLPKELGKMGIAVSRANPNRVFAVIESDTEKEQGGVFRSDDAGKTWTRVSKDHRTVQRAWYYIEIFADPTNENVVYVLNSPALKSIDGGKTFSRVFGGTHGDHHDLWIHPTNGKNIVLANDGGAAVSFNGGETFSPQNQMPTAQMYRINADNLFPYRIYGGQQDNSSVMIPSRSTHGSGITERDWEPSAGGESAFIAFDPDAPRYLMGGSYQGTIELLDLQNKEGKGVMTAPIQYQALKAKEMKYRFNWNAPIIYSKREKAFYHAGNVVLKTTDLGKTWVENSPDLTRKDTTKLGLGGAPYTNEGAGGENYATISYLIESPNETGVFWSGSDDGLVHVTKDNGKTWTNVTPAGLEECLINAIEVSPHDNAVAYLATHRYKQNDFTPSVYKTTDYGKTWTKITEGIPYGACVRVVREDSQRKDLLFAGTETGLYVSYNGGKNWSAMQLNLPVTPITDLKVHQNDLIAATQGRSFWILDDLGPLRQWKGNLPKDSLFVFTPEDAYRVSGRSLLDQVSEDDDDNSSSFGTNPSTGVVFYYNLPAKADTSKTLTLEISNEKGEVLRTYSSKKDKDFEVYPGGPTPDPTLLTKGGMNRFVWNLRAESIKGIPKVYIEGSYVGRRMSPGSYFAKFTYGNQTQTVSVKVLPDPRINASNADYQNQENTLKALENSTNDIHESIAKMRKVSKQISEVSTLLADKTDLKSVVDAGNAIVKKIKAWEAKLVQNKSESNDDVINFKNMLSADYIFLRGELDSNVPIVTNGQKQQLAVLDAQWKVLKTEMNELVSKDIAAFNKLCADKALSKVIVP; from the coding sequence ATGAGATCTATTTTTACGCTGATTTTGATTGCCTTAACTCTTGCAGAAGGAGTTGCGCAGAACAAAAAGAAAACAAAAGCCACCGCTGCCGTGACCGTAGTGGAAACGCCCAAGCCTGTCAAAATGGACTATGACAGTGTGTTTAAGGCGGTTAAATGGCGCAATATCGGTCCCTTTCGAGGCGGACGCTCCGTAACGGCTTCCGGGGTAGTCGGCCATCCGCTCGTGTATTATATGGGTACCACCGGGGGCGGACTTTGGAAAACAACCGATGCCGGGCTTACGTGGTCCAATTGTTCGGATGGATACTTCAAAACCGGTTCGGTGGGCGCAGTTTCGGTAGCCGAGTCAGACCCCAATGTCGTGTATGTAGGCATGGGCGAACACGCACCGCGCGGTGTCATGACTTCCTACGGCGACGGTGTCTATAAATCGACCGATGCCGGCAAGACGTGGACGAAGCTCGGCCTTGACCTTACCCGTCATATTTCCCGCATCAGCATTCACCCCCAAAATCCCGACATTGTATACGTGGCTGCACAGGGGGCATTGCACGGAGCGTCGGAAGAACGCGGCATCTATAAATCAGTGGATGGCGGCAAAACGTGGAAAAAAACGCTTTTTGTGGACAACAATACAGGTTGTTCGGATTTGAGCATGGATGTTACCAATCCACGGATTCTGTACGCGGCCATGTGGGATCACCGTCGTTTGCCTTGGCAAATGGTCAGCGGTGGCAAAGGAAGCGGTTTGTACAAATCGGTGGATGCCGGTGAGACGTGGACGAAAATGGAAAAAGGCCTGCCCAAAGAATTGGGCAAAATGGGCATTGCAGTGTCGAGAGCCAATCCAAATCGCGTATTTGCGGTCATAGAGTCAGATACCGAAAAAGAGCAGGGCGGTGTTTTTCGTTCGGACGATGCCGGAAAGACCTGGACGCGCGTCAGCAAAGACCACCGAACCGTGCAACGGGCGTGGTATTACATTGAGATTTTTGCCGACCCTACCAACGAAAATGTGGTCTATGTGCTGAATTCGCCCGCCCTCAAATCCATTGACGGCGGCAAAACCTTCAGTCGGGTCTTTGGCGGAACCCACGGTGACCACCATGATCTGTGGATACACCCGACCAACGGTAAAAATATAGTGTTGGCCAACGACGGCGGTGCAGCGGTCTCTTTTAACGGCGGAGAAACCTTCTCGCCTCAGAATCAGATGCCTACGGCTCAAATGTACCGCATCAACGCCGATAATCTGTTTCCCTACCGTATTTACGGCGGACAACAAGACAACAGCTCGGTCATGATTCCGAGCCGGTCGACCCACGGCAGCGGCATTACCGAACGGGATTGGGAACCGTCGGCCGGTGGAGAAAGCGCTTTTATTGCTTTCGATCCCGATGCGCCGCGCTACCTCATGGGCGGCAGTTATCAGGGAACCATTGAGTTGTTGGATTTACAAAATAAAGAAGGGAAAGGTGTAATGACCGCTCCGATTCAGTACCAGGCATTGAAGGCCAAAGAAATGAAATACCGCTTCAACTGGAATGCGCCCATCATCTATTCCAAGCGTGAAAAAGCCTTTTATCATGCCGGAAACGTCGTGTTGAAAACAACCGATCTGGGGAAAACGTGGGTGGAAAATTCACCTGACCTGACGCGGAAAGACACCACCAAACTGGGATTGGGCGGAGCCCCCTACACCAATGAAGGGGCAGGGGGTGAAAACTACGCAACGATTTCGTACCTGATCGAATCGCCTAACGAAACGGGTGTTTTCTGGTCAGGCAGTGATGATGGATTGGTCCACGTGACGAAAGACAACGGCAAAACGTGGACGAACGTAACGCCTGCCGGACTTGAAGAATGTTTGATCAATGCCATTGAGGTTTCGCCGCACGATAACGCAGTAGCCTACCTTGCCACGCATCGTTACAAACAAAATGATTTTACTCCTTCTGTTTATAAAACAACCGATTACGGTAAAACATGGACGAAAATCACGGAAGGAATTCCGTACGGGGCCTGTGTGCGGGTGGTGAGAGAAGATTCGCAGCGCAAAGACCTGCTTTTTGCAGGGACTGAAACGGGACTGTATGTTTCTTATAATGGCGGTAAAAATTGGTCGGCAATGCAGTTGAATCTGCCCGTGACACCCATTACGGATCTGAAAGTACACCAAAATGACCTGATTGCAGCTACGCAGGGACGGTCGTTTTGGATATTGGATGATTTAGGTCCGCTGCGTCAGTGGAAAGGAAATTTGCCCAAAGACAGTTTGTTCGTTTTTACGCCCGAAGACGCCTATCGGGTTTCGGGGCGCAGTCTATTGGATCAGGTAAGTGAAGACGACGATGATAACTCGTCCTCATTCGGCACCAATCCTTCAACGGGCGTGGTTTTTTATTATAATCTGCCGGCTAAGGCTGATACTTCAAAGACGTTGACATTGGAAATAAGCAATGAAAAAGGAGAAGTGTTGAGAACCTACAGCAGCAAAAAAGACAAGGATTTTGAGGTATACCCCGGAGGTCCCACCCCCGATCCAACGCTGTTGACCAAAGGCGGCATGAATCGTTTTGTATGGAACCTGCGGGCCGAAAGCATCAAAGGGATTCCGAAAGTGTATATTGAAGGCAGTTACGTGGGGCGGAGGATGTCGCCGGGCAGTTATTTCGCCAAGTTTACTTATGGGAACCAAACTCAAACCGTTTCCGTAAAAGTTCTGCCCGACCCACGCATCAATGCTTCGAATGCTGATTATCAAAATCAGGAAAATACGCTCAAAGCGCTCGAAAACAGCACCAACGACATTCACGAATCCATTGCCAAAATGCGAAAAGTGTCGAAGCAGATCAGTGAAGTGAGCACTTTATTGGCGGATAAAACCGACCTGAAATCGGTAGTAGACGCCGGCAATGCCATTGTGAAGAAAATCAAGGCGTGGGAGGCGAAATTGGTTCAGAATAAGTCGGAATCGAATGACGATGTGATCAATTTTAAGAATATGCTGAGTGCCGATTATATATTCCTTCGCGGAGAGTTGGACTCCAATGTTCCGATTGTCACCAACGGGCAAAAGCAACAACTGGCCGTACTTGATGCGCAGTGGAAAGTCCTTAAAACCGAAATGAATGAGTTGGTAAGCAAAGACATTGCGGCGTTCAATAAACTCTGCGCCGACAAAGCATTGTCAAAAGTCATTGTTCCGTAA
- a CDS encoding Gfo/Idh/MocA family protein: MKEETSMNRRDFVAKAATALAGITILPRYVLGGTRPDGTRYIAPSDMISLGFIGTGKQGKGLINSFLSTNESRIVAISEVYKAKAQLALERIKSNYEKNPQLGTYSEVPVYTDFRELLARKDVDAVVIATPDHWHATMAVRAAEAGKDIYCEKPLALTVKEGRAMVNAARKYNRVFQTGSMQRSWPEFRQAAELIRNGYIGEVKSIKVNVGPPPKPYDLPAEPIPEGLDWNAWLGPNSPVAFNSELAPPISKDVFPNWRNYREFGGGMVTDWGAHMFDIVQWALNMDDSGPVEVFAPDGKEHPFLTFRYENGITMTHEKWDWSNAILFTGTEGELRVQRKKIETTPASLATKIIGEAEKHVYKSENHYKDFFDAMRRRSKPICDVEIGHRTASVCNIGNIAYQLNRSLQWNPKKESFKNDKEANALLGRSMNDAWGIKI, translated from the coding sequence ATGAAAGAAGAAACTTCAATGAATCGCCGGGATTTCGTGGCAAAAGCTGCCACGGCCTTGGCAGGTATTACGATTTTGCCGCGCTATGTCTTGGGCGGGACGCGCCCCGATGGCACAAGGTACATTGCCCCAAGCGACATGATTTCGTTGGGTTTTATCGGAACCGGCAAGCAGGGAAAAGGGCTCATTAATTCCTTTCTGAGCACTAACGAATCCCGTATCGTGGCCATCAGCGAAGTGTATAAAGCCAAAGCGCAATTGGCCTTGGAACGTATCAAATCGAATTATGAGAAAAATCCACAGCTCGGTACCTATTCTGAGGTTCCTGTGTATACTGATTTCAGGGAATTGTTGGCGCGTAAAGATGTTGATGCGGTAGTTATTGCCACCCCCGACCACTGGCACGCCACGATGGCCGTACGCGCCGCCGAGGCAGGGAAAGATATTTATTGCGAAAAACCCTTGGCGTTAACGGTCAAAGAAGGCCGAGCCATGGTCAACGCTGCCCGCAAATACAATCGGGTGTTTCAGACAGGAAGTATGCAACGCTCCTGGCCGGAGTTTCGTCAGGCAGCGGAATTGATCCGAAATGGCTACATCGGCGAAGTAAAAAGCATCAAAGTAAACGTCGGCCCACCGCCCAAACCTTACGACCTGCCCGCTGAACCGATTCCCGAAGGGTTGGATTGGAATGCGTGGTTGGGGCCCAACAGTCCCGTTGCGTTCAATTCCGAATTGGCGCCTCCGATCTCCAAAGATGTATTTCCCAACTGGCGAAATTATCGCGAGTTTGGCGGCGGCATGGTGACCGACTGGGGTGCACACATGTTTGACATTGTGCAATGGGCATTAAACATGGACGACAGCGGTCCGGTAGAAGTCTTTGCCCCCGACGGCAAAGAGCATCCTTTTCTGACCTTTCGCTATGAAAACGGCATCACAATGACCCACGAAAAATGGGATTGGAGCAACGCTATTTTGTTTACCGGAACGGAAGGTGAACTTCGGGTTCAACGGAAAAAAATCGAAACGACGCCTGCTTCGTTGGCGACGAAGATTATCGGTGAAGCCGAAAAGCACGTTTACAAAAGCGAGAATCACTACAAAGATTTCTTTGACGCTATGCGCAGGCGTAGTAAGCCTATTTGTGACGTAGAGATCGGCCACCGCACGGCTTCGGTGTGCAACATCGGCAACATTGCCTACCAACTCAACCGTTCGCTGCAATGGAATCCGAAGAAAGAATCGTTCAAAAATGATAAAGAGGCGAATGCTTTGCTGGGCCGTTCGATGAACGATGCGTGGGGGATTAAAATTTAA
- a CDS encoding SCO family protein, which translates to MKNILFAFLFLHMWGCSKNSDRLPILGERETTTRTVDGKEVVDTLYHTIPDFKFVSQNGDTITAENFRDKIYVADFFFTTCPTICPVMKKQMLKVYEKIKGQNDVRILSHTIDPDHDTQAVLKEYAADLGVTGNQWLFVTGNREKIYEIGEKKYLVVAGADSTAPGGYIHSGAFVLVDKEKRVRGMYNGTDDEATKRLIADIERLREEYKKE; encoded by the coding sequence ATGAAAAATATCCTTTTTGCCTTTTTGTTTTTACATATGTGGGGGTGCAGCAAAAACTCCGACCGATTGCCTATTCTGGGCGAACGCGAAACCACCACCCGAACCGTCGACGGTAAAGAAGTCGTGGATACCCTGTATCATACCATTCCCGATTTTAAATTTGTCAGCCAAAACGGCGACACCATTACCGCCGAAAATTTCAGGGATAAAATTTACGTGGCTGATTTTTTCTTTACCACCTGTCCCACCATTTGCCCGGTGATGAAGAAACAAATGCTGAAAGTCTACGAAAAGATCAAAGGCCAAAACGACGTACGCATCCTCTCCCATACCATTGACCCCGACCATGATACACAAGCTGTACTGAAAGAATACGCGGCCGATTTGGGCGTAACGGGCAATCAATGGCTTTTTGTAACGGGCAATCGCGAAAAGATCTATGAGATCGGGGAGAAAAAATACTTAGTGGTAGCAGGCGCCGACTCAACCGCACCGGGTGGCTACATTCACAGTGGCGCTTTTGTATTGGTCGATAAAGAAAAACGCGTACGCGGTATGTATAACGGCACCGACGATGAAGCAACGAAGCGACTCATTGCTGATATAGAACGATTACGGGAAGAATATAAGAAAGAATGA
- a CDS encoding sulfatase family protein has translation MKRTIKQLTYRILCFFLVLFCLSFKPVVQKSKTPNIVYILADDLGYGDVSIYNPKGKIATPNIDKLAAQGMRFTDAHSPSSVCTPTRYALLTGRYPWRSRLPVGVLRGYSRTLIEEDRPTVASLLKSQGYQTGVVGKWHLGLDWEMAQGKEELLKTDGYGIKTEMKPEDIDFTKKTTGGPISAGFDYSYVLPASLDMPPYCYMEDQQVTEQPTAYTAGNKLESGYTGPFWREGKMSPSFDFHGVLPEFIRKANAFLKKQTAAKPFFLYLPLAAPHTPWVPKKEYLDKSKAGEYGDFVQQVDAAVGEVLKTLEASGLADNTIVIFTSDNGPYWRQNFVQQFDHAAAGEFRGMKGDAFEGGHRIPFIVRWPHKVKPNTVSNATTTLANLLSTCAEIVGTKDTKFTTEDSYSILSVLLGKTKQVPDQPAVVHSSSIGYFAIRKGDWKLIEGLGSGGFTEPKELKPKVGEAPGQLYNLATDISETNNVYEQNPDKVKELTQLLTEIKQSKTKITLK, from the coding sequence ATGAAACGCACCATAAAACAATTGACATACAGAATTTTATGTTTTTTTTTGGTCCTGTTTTGTCTATCTTTCAAACCCGTAGTTCAGAAAAGTAAAACCCCAAACATCGTTTATATTTTAGCCGATGATTTGGGATATGGCGATGTGTCGATTTACAATCCAAAAGGTAAGATCGCGACGCCCAACATTGACAAGTTAGCCGCGCAGGGAATGCGTTTTACGGATGCTCATTCGCCTTCGTCGGTCTGTACGCCTACGCGGTATGCCTTACTCACAGGTCGTTATCCGTGGCGGAGTCGTTTGCCGGTGGGCGTATTGCGTGGCTACAGCCGAACGTTGATCGAAGAAGATCGACCGACGGTGGCGTCCTTACTCAAAAGTCAAGGCTATCAAACAGGCGTAGTGGGCAAATGGCATTTGGGGCTGGATTGGGAAATGGCACAAGGCAAAGAAGAATTGCTGAAAACAGACGGATACGGCATCAAAACCGAGATGAAGCCCGAAGATATAGACTTTACCAAAAAAACAACGGGAGGGCCTATTTCTGCCGGGTTTGACTATTCGTATGTTTTGCCGGCTTCGTTGGATATGCCGCCCTATTGTTATATGGAAGACCAACAAGTGACCGAGCAACCTACCGCCTATACAGCAGGGAATAAGTTGGAATCGGGGTACACCGGTCCTTTCTGGCGCGAAGGTAAAATGTCGCCCTCGTTTGATTTTCACGGAGTTTTACCTGAATTTATTAGGAAAGCCAACGCATTTTTGAAAAAGCAAACTGCGGCAAAACCTTTCTTTCTGTACCTGCCTTTGGCGGCTCCGCATACGCCTTGGGTGCCTAAAAAAGAATATTTGGACAAATCAAAAGCAGGGGAGTACGGTGATTTTGTGCAGCAGGTAGATGCCGCTGTGGGCGAAGTATTGAAAACGTTGGAGGCCTCCGGCCTTGCCGATAATACCATTGTCATTTTTACCAGCGACAACGGCCCGTATTGGCGTCAAAATTTTGTACAGCAATTTGACCATGCCGCCGCCGGGGAGTTTAGGGGCATGAAAGGCGATGCCTTTGAAGGCGGTCACCGTATTCCGTTCATCGTTCGTTGGCCTCATAAAGTAAAACCCAATACGGTCAGCAACGCTACGACGACCTTGGCGAACTTGCTTTCTACCTGTGCCGAAATTGTGGGAACGAAAGACACTAAATTCACCACCGAAGACAGCTATAGTATTTTATCGGTGTTGTTGGGAAAGACCAAGCAAGTACCCGATCAGCCTGCGGTGGTACATAGTTCGTCCATTGGTTACTTTGCCATCCGTAAAGGCGATTGGAAACTGATCGAAGGGCTTGGCTCGGGCGGTTTTACGGAGCCAAAAGAACTGAAACCTAAAGTAGGAGAAGCCCCCGGTCAGCTTTATAATTTGGCCACTGATATTTCAGAAACCAATAATGTATACGAGCAGAATCCTGATAAAGTGAAGGAACTGACGCAGTTATTGACGGAAATCAAACAAAGTAAAACTAAGATTACCTTAAAGTAA
- the porD gene encoding type IX secretion system protein PorD — protein MKGLKRVIRLIFFSCIPLFSVRSQELNCVVTLNYNQLFTQQNTDNASLNQLKNVITDFMNARRWTNDNFNPEERINCKLNINLIRSPAQGVYEGTAQLIVSRPVYGTNYETILLNFIDRNFNFNYLPNNPMYYNENTYSDELTQMLAFYAYIILAVDYDSFSKYGGNNFLQRAQQVTNLALGVNPGGAPAGWYATGNDRRNRFWLVDNLNNQLMLPVREGVYNYHRLALDTFNENPTAARTQVMNLLTTLQQTNRELPGSVYINSFFDAKGEELNKILMEASKEDRQKAFAILSQLDPSKTELYRRLLR, from the coding sequence GTTCTCAGGAGTTAAACTGTGTTGTGACCCTCAATTATAATCAACTTTTTACCCAGCAAAACACTGACAACGCCAGCCTCAATCAGCTCAAAAACGTCATCACAGACTTCATGAATGCGCGCCGGTGGACCAATGACAATTTTAATCCGGAAGAGCGTATCAACTGCAAACTCAATATCAACCTTATCCGCTCACCGGCACAGGGCGTATACGAGGGCACTGCGCAATTGATCGTGTCGCGTCCGGTATACGGAACTAATTACGAAACCATTTTACTCAATTTCATTGACCGTAACTTCAATTTTAATTACCTGCCCAACAATCCGATGTATTACAACGAAAATACGTATTCGGACGAACTGACCCAAATGCTGGCCTTTTACGCCTACATTATATTAGCCGTTGATTATGACTCATTCAGCAAATACGGCGGAAATAATTTTCTCCAACGCGCTCAACAGGTCACCAACCTGGCGCTGGGGGTCAATCCCGGCGGGGCTCCGGCGGGCTGGTATGCCACCGGCAACGACCGTCGGAATCGGTTTTGGCTGGTAGATAATCTTAATAATCAACTGATGCTGCCCGTGCGAGAGGGCGTTTACAATTATCACCGACTGGCACTGGATACGTTTAACGAAAATCCCACTGCAGCCCGTACCCAAGTCATGAATTTATTGACGACCCTTCAGCAGACCAATCGCGAATTGCCGGGTTCAGTCTACATCAATTCATTCTTTGACGCCAAGGGCGAAGAACTCAATAAAATATTAATGGAAGCAAGCAAAGAGGACCGCCAAAAAGCGTTTGCCATACTGTCGCAACTCGACCCTTCCAAAACCGAATTATATCGCAGGCTTTTAAGATAA